Proteins from a genomic interval of Dehalococcoidia bacterium:
- a CDS encoding branched-chain amino acid ABC transporter permease — protein sequence MSQQLINGLFTGSIYALFAVGYTLVFGILDILNLAHQAVFMLGAFVALELVLHLKLEIFLALALAMLAAGGIGMVLNYVAFKPLRRRTDTYFSGMISSIAMATIFEA from the coding sequence GTGAGCCAGCAACTGATCAACGGCCTGTTCACGGGCAGCATCTACGCGCTGTTCGCCGTCGGCTACACGCTCGTCTTCGGCATCCTCGACATCCTCAATTTGGCGCACCAGGCGGTGTTTATGCTGGGCGCCTTCGTGGCGCTGGAGCTGGTGCTGCACCTGAAGCTCGAAATCTTCCTGGCGCTGGCGCTGGCGATGTTGGCCGCCGGCGGCATCGGCATGGTGCTCAACTACGTGGCGTTCAAGCCGCTGCGCCGCCGGACCGACACCTACTTCTCCGGCATGATCAGCAGCATCGCCATGGCCACGATCTTCGAGGC